The Eubacterium maltosivorans genome includes the window ACCTGTTTTTTTGTAATTGAAAAGGTAAAGAAAAACCAAGGAAGGGACAACATATGAAAAATACGTTTGCGATCCGCTGCCAAAAGTGCGGCTATGAAAAGGACTTTTACCTGGGCGTTGGACTGCTCCATTCCGGGGCGCCGGATTTCGATTCGGAGTATGCTGTGCTGCCAAGACTGGTCCGGGACCCGGAGGCGCTGGCCCGCATTAAGCGTATGGTGGCAGAGGAAGGCGGAACCCTCGTCACCGATTACCGCTACGGCGTTTACCGCTGCCCGGCCTGCGGAGCTTTTTATAAACGCTTTGCCTACGCGGTGGAGAAAGCCGATGGACAGAAGATCATGCCAGAATATATTTGTGAATGCGGCGAAACGCTTGAAGCAGTGGAACCCGAGACCCTCAACCTTTCGGACTGCGTTTGCCCGGAATGTGGCGAAAAGCGGCTGCATGAAGCGGATTCAACCTTTTCACCTCTGGATAGTGAGGATTAATTATGAGGAAAAGGCACTCTAAGGCTAATGGACAATAAATAAGTACAACAAATAAATAATAAAAAAATATGCATTTTATAGTAGCATTTTACTGTAATGAAGTGTATAATACAGGTATATGAATACTGTCATTTTAAAGGAGAGAGAAATGAAAAAGAAAAGTATGATGACCTTACTCATCGTTGCGCTTCTGTCCCTGGCCATGCTGTCAGGCTGCAGCAGCAGCGGTGGAAACGACAACCAGGCAGCAGGAAACAGCGCCAATGACGACAAAACCTTTGTGGTTGGTCTGGACGATTCCTTTCCGCCAATGGGCTTCCGAGACGATCAGAACAACATCGTCGGCTTTGATGTGGATTTAGCTACCGAAGCCGCCAAACGCATGGGTATGGAACCTAAGATGCAGGTCGTCAACTGGGATACCAAAGAGCTTGAGTTGGACAGCGGCAACATCGACGCGATCTGGAACGGCCTGTCCGTCACACCAGAGCGCCAGGAAGCCATGCTCATGACCAAGCCGTACCTGAAAAACGATCAGGTAATCGTGGTTAAGAAGGATTCCGGCATCGCTAAAAAAGCAGACCTTGAAGGCAAGAACGTCGGCCTCCAGAAGGGCTCCACCGCCTATGACGCCTTTGAAGCGGACGATATCCACACCAAGGTTGCGGGAATGAATGAATACCCCGAAAATGTATCCGCCCTTCAGGATTTAGGCATTGGCCGTATCGACGCCGTCATTGTCGACTCTGTGGTCGCGCGCTACTACATCTCAAGTGAAAATGCAGATTATGTGATCCTGGACGAAAGCCTGTCACCAGAAACCTATGCGGTTGGTGTCAAGAAAGGCAATACTGAATTACAGGAAAAAATTCAGAAAGCCATCGACGACATGGTCGCTGACGGTACTGCCGCTGAAATTTCCAAGAAATGGTTCGGCGAAGACATTTTCTATACAGGAAATTAAATGATTTGAGAATTGAGCATTGAAAATGGAGAATTAGAGGAGCGGATGCGCTGTGCGCATCCTACAGATTGTCAAAAGAGTGCCGCAGGCCGAGACTGCACCTTTTAAGATTTTTTGATACTCTGAAACCATACAGTGGTTTGCCCTTTTAATTCTCCATTCTGCATTCTCAATTCTCCACCTAAAAACGGGAGATATTATGGATTCAACCTATTTTATGAATGTGCTCACGCCAATGCTCCAGGGGTGTCTGGTGACATTGGCTGTTTTTGCGGTAACGATCATTTCGTCCCTGCCGCTGGGATTTTTGTTTACCCTGATGTCCAGAAGCAGGATTATGGTGCTGCGGGGCTTTGCAGAAGTCTATATCTACATCCTCAGAGGAACGCCGCTGCTCTTAC containing:
- a CDS encoding amino acid ABC transporter substrate-binding protein, with the translated sequence MKKKSMMTLLIVALLSLAMLSGCSSSGGNDNQAAGNSANDDKTFVVGLDDSFPPMGFRDDQNNIVGFDVDLATEAAKRMGMEPKMQVVNWDTKELELDSGNIDAIWNGLSVTPERQEAMLMTKPYLKNDQVIVVKKDSGIAKKADLEGKNVGLQKGSTAYDAFEADDIHTKVAGMNEYPENVSALQDLGIGRIDAVIVDSVVARYYISSENADYVILDESLSPETYAVGVKKGNTELQEKIQKAIDDMVADGTAAEISKKWFGEDIFYTGN